Below is a genomic region from Mycolicibacter hiberniae.
CCATCCGTCCCGCTATTCTCCTCTTGTCTGTGCGTGTTGGTGCAGCGGTGGGGAAGCCGCTGGGACTGCACGTGCCTGATTGAAATGGGTAACGATGACGTCTGCGAACGGGCCTTCGGCACGTGACTCGGCTGGCAGGGCGGCACGCGATGCCGGTTCTGCGGAGTCGGGTCGAACACAGTTCCTCACCGTGGCCGAGGTGGCCGCGTTGATGCGGGTCAGCAAGATGACGGTGTACCGCCTGGTGCACAACGGCGAGCTGCCCGCGGTACGGGTGGGACGGTCTTTCCGGGTGCACGCCAAGGCGGTGCACGACCTGCTGGAGACCTCCTTCTTCGACGCGGGCTAGCACCGGTCGACACGTAAGCGCCCCCCGGGCGTCGCCGTGCGGCGACGCCCGGGGTCGGCTGTCTTGGTGGCCGCGGTCGGGGTGCGGTTTTCCGGTCCGGGCCTGCCTACGGGTAAAGTAACCGGGTCGATCAAGTTCAGCAGCGCCAACACGGCGGCGCGGGCAGAAGCAGATAGCGGAGTTCATGGGTTCAGTCATTAAGAAGCGGCGCAAGCGCATGTCGAAGAAGAAGCACCGCAAGCTGCTTCGCCGTACTCGCGTCCAGCGCAGAAAACTCGGTAAGTAGCCCGTTCAGGCCCGTCTCGGCCGCAGCAGGAGGTGCCGATCGCCGGTATTGCTTTTGCGGCGTGGCCGTTAGGCTGACGGGGTGGACGAGGCCGGAACCCCCAGCGACGGCACGCGCAGCGACACCAGGCAATACCCCAAGGTTGTGTTGGTGACCGGCGCGTGCCGGTTTCTGGGTGGATTTCTCACCGCACGGCTCACGCAGAACCCATTGATCAACCGGGTGATCGCGGTGGATGCGGTCATGCCCAGCAAGGACATGCTGCGCCGGATGGGGCGCGCTGAGTTCGTCCGCGCTGACATCCGTAATCCCTTTATCGCCAAGGTGATCCGAAACAGCGACGTCGACACCGTCGTGCACGCCGCG
It encodes:
- a CDS encoding helix-turn-helix domain-containing protein, producing MTSANGPSARDSAGRAARDAGSAESGRTQFLTVAEVAALMRVSKMTVYRLVHNGELPAVRVGRSFRVHAKAVHDLLETSFFDAG
- a CDS encoding 30S ribosomal protein bS22 codes for the protein MGSVIKKRRKRMSKKKHRKLLRRTRVQRRKLGK